A window of the Thunnus albacares chromosome 15, fThuAlb1.1, whole genome shotgun sequence genome harbors these coding sequences:
- the LOC122998849 gene encoding kelch repeat and BTB domain-containing protein 11 produces MNEGRRQGGGAVTVEATVILHAVNPELDKDENSCPRYVQGFLQDDQDFNPPTVFEKEYLLDGRLMDNNHIDHQKGNGSYISRADQFHLSDDKGDMDLLPHADSTVSNHIAGMQPSCASGEIHNGARAKVSYSADSSVCLSGQAKQETDRSVLKSNLERRDSSQEAENTQSEKKPDLVIEVGGQTINAHKSVLAEKSDYFKARLSRDILKVKGVSYKTLSTLIDYVYTCQMNVSKDNVVDVITGAKILQIPCAVQAAMDSMSEQITAENCYEILSIAKKQRLSELKETAYGFMSDNFLQILKDPSVYGRLTGSERDLILKKRMEGRKTLMVSEINDVFDRVGSRPPSRCGSRPQSPLSVGSFEENHMIYYFNETANDWRPLTVMPEDVNTKGCGICTMYNYLFVAGGIKGYGDKGKVSDKVFCYNPITNRWAEVRPLNQARAQLKLVSMDGYLYAIGGECLFTVEKYDPRMDRWTTVAPLPKGAFAVAHEATTCSGELYVSGGSLFYRLLKYDPKRDEWQECPYNNSRKKSTDMVALKSFIYRFDVNREQGINVFKYNTIVKMWHDCASQRLGSHLPFRCAVIGNCIYCVNKTQTLQFIVEEENAYFVEETLRAPLEAKGILFPFVLTLPEKPEKVT; encoded by the coding sequence ATGAACGAGGGCCGCAGGCAAGGAGGAGGAGCCGTCACCGTTGAGGCTACTGTCATCCTCCATGCCGTGAACCCTGAGCTTGACAAAGATGAGAATTCATGTCCACGTTACGTCCAGGGATTCCTGCAGGACGACCAGGATTTCAACCCTCCTACTGTGTTCGAGAAGGAATACCTCCTGGATGGAAGACTGATGGATAATAACCATATCGATCACCAGAAAGGTAACGGCTCGTACATCTCGAGAGCTGACCAGTTTCATCTCTCTGATGACAAGGGTGATATGGACCTCCTTCCTCATGCTGACTCCACTGTGTCCAACCACATTGCTGGCATGCAGCCAAGTTGTGCGAGCGGTGAAATCCACAATGGTGCCAGAGCTAAAGTGTCTTACAGTGCAGATTCCTCTGTGTGCTTGTCTGGCCAAGCCAAACAGGAAACTGATCGGTCAGTCCTAAAATCGAACCTCGAGCGCAGGGACAGCAGCCAGGAAGCTGAAAATACACAGTCTGAAAAAAAGCCTGATTTAGTCATCGAAGTCGGCGGGCAGACGATCAACGCTCACAAGTCTGTCCTGGCAGAGAAGAGTGACTACTTCAAAGCCCGGCTGTCACGAGACATCCTGAAAGTGAAGGGGGTGAGCTACAAGACTCTGTCTACGTTGATAGACTATGTTTACACTTGTCAGATGAATGTTTCTAAGGACAATGTTGTAGATGTCATCACGGGGGCTAAAATCCTGCAGATCCCCTGTGCGGTCCAGGCGGCCATGGACTCCATGTCGGAACAAATCACTGCAGAGAACTGCTACGAGATTCTGAGTATCGCAAAGAAGCAGCGACTTAGTGAACTGAAGGAGACCGCCTATGGATTCATGAGCGACAACTTCCTCCAGATCCTCAAAGACCCCTCAGTGTACGGGCGTCTGACCGGATCGGAGCGGGATCTGATCCTGAAGAAGAGAATGGAGGGGAGGAAGACTCTGATGGTTTCAGAGATAAACGATGTGTTTGATCGTGTTGGGAGCCGGCCGCCAAGCCGCTGTGGCAGCCGGCCACAGAGCCCCTTGTCTGTGGGGTCTTTTGAGGAGAACCACATGATTTACTACTTCAACGAAACAGCAAATGACTGGAGACCTTTGACTGTGATGCCTGAGGACGTAAACACTAAAGGGTGTGGTATCTGCACAATGTATAATTACCTGTTTGTGGCAGGGGGGATAAAGGGCTACGGGGACAAGGGCAAGGTTTCAGACAAGGTCTTCTGTTACAACCCCATAACCAACCGCTGGGCCGAGGTCCGCCCTCTGAACCAGGCTCGTGCCCAGCTAAAACTCGTGTCTATGGATGGCTACCTGTACGCCATCGGAGGGgagtgtttgtttacagtggAAAAATATGACCCTCGTATGGACCGCTGGACCACAGTGGCCCCCTTGCCCAAAGGAGCCTTTGCAGTGGCCCACGAAGCCACCACCTGCAGCGGAGAGCTGTACGTTTCCGGGGGCTCTCTCTTCTACCGCCTTCTCAAGTACGACCCTAAGAGGGACGAGTGGCAGGAGTGCCCCTACAACAACAGCAGGAAGAAGTCTACAGACATGGTGGCTTTGAAAAGCTTCATCTACCGCTTTGACGTCAACCGCGAGCAGGGGATCAACGTGTTCAAGTACAACACAATAGTGAAAATGTGGCACGATTGCGCATCGCAGAGGCTTGGAAGCCATTTACCA